The DNA sequence AGCCGGCGAACCAGGCGGCGGTGTCCTCCTCGGCGGTGCCGGTCTTGCCGGCGGCGGGGCGGCCTGCGGTCTGGGCGGCGGTGGCGGTGCCCTTGTCGACGACGCCGCGCAGGACGGAGGTGGTGGTGTCGGCGGCCTGGCGGCTGACGGCCTGGCGGGTGTGGCGGGCGGGCAGTTCGACGGTGCGGGTGCCGTGGGTGATCTTCTCGATCATGGTGTAGGCGCCGTGCCGGCCGTGGTTGGCGAGGGTGGCGTAGGCCTCGGCCATGTCGAGGACGCTGGCGGTGGCGACGCCGAGGGCGATGGAGGGGCCGGCGTCGTCGAGGCTGGGGGTGTTCTTGGACAGGCCCAGGTCGATGGCGGTGCGGCGGACCTCGTCGGGGCCGACGTCGACGGCCATCTGCGCGTAGACGGCGTTGACGGATTTGTCGGTGGCCTCGCGGACGGTGATCCTGCCGTAGTCGCGGTGGTCCTCGTTCTCGGGTGCGTAGTGGCCGCTCCAGCCCTGGACGGGGCGTTCGCTGGTGCCGTCGTAGACGGTGTTGGGGGTGATGGGGCGGCCGTCCTGGGTGCGGGAGCCGTTCTCGACGGCGGCGGTGAAGACGAACGGCTTGAAGGAGGAGCCGACCTGGAAGTCGCGGCGGGTGGCGTTGGGTGTGTACTGCTTGACGTAGTCGATGCCGTTGTACATGGCGACGACCTTGCCGGTCTTCGGGTCGATGGAGGCGCCGCCGGCGCGGACGTAGGTGTCGACCTTGCGGGCGTCGTGGTCGAGGCGGTCCATCAGGTTGTCGTTGACGGCGTCGACGAAGGCGTCCTGTTTGTCCTTGTGGAGGGTGGTGGTGATGCGGTAGCCGCCGGCGTCGAGGGCGGTCTCGTCGACGATGTCGTTCTCGGTGAGGTGGTTCTTGACGATGTCGACGATGTAGCCGCGCTGTCCGGAGAGGCCGGTGGGCAGGGTGGTCTTCTTCGGGACGGGGAATTCCATCGCGGCGCGGCGGGACCGGTCGAGCCAGCCTTCGTCGACCATGCCGTCGAGGACGTAGTTCCAGCGGCGTTCGACGGCGTCGCGGTTCTCGGGGTGGGTGATGACGTCGTACTGGCTGGGGGCGTTGACGAGGGCGGCGAGGTAGGCGGCGCGGCCGGCGTCGAGCCGGGAGGCGTCGATGCCGTAGTAGGCGTGGGCGGCGGCCTGGATGCCGTAGGCGCCGCGGCCGAAGAAGCTGGTGTTGAGGTAGCCCTCGAGGATCTGGTCCTTGCTCTGTTCGCGGTCGAGCTTGATGGAGATGAAGAACTCCTTCACCTTGCGGGTGATGGTCTGTTCCTGGCGCAGGTAGTAGTTCTTCACGTACTGCTGGGTGATGGTGGATCCGGACTGTTTGCCCTTGCCGGTGGCGGTGTTCCAGGCGGCGCGGATCATGGCCTGCGGGTCGATGGCGGACTCGGTGTAGAAGTCGCGGTCCTCGGCGGCGAGGACGGCGTGCTGGGCGTCCTTCGAGATCTGGGCGAGGGTGACGTTCTCCCGGTTGACCTCGCCGTCGCGGGCGATGACGGAGCCGTCGGCGTAGAGGTAGACGTTGGCCTGCTGGGTGGCGAGGGCGTTGGCGGCGGGGATCCGTACGAGGTGGTAGCCGAGGAAGAAGCCGCCGATGACGAGCAGGGAGGCGATGAGGAGGCTGCCGAGTGCGGTCCGCCAGGTGGGGACGAGGCGGCGCCATCCGGTGCGCCGGGGGGTGCGTCCCGTGGTGCCCCGGCGGGGGGCGGCCGCTCGGGGCTGTCTGGGTGCCCAGCCCCGGTGGGGCTGCTGCGGCTGCGGCTCGTCGCTCATGTCGTGCACGGACTCCTGTTCCGCCTCGTTCGCCTGGTTCGTGGCGTTCGTCGTTGTACGCGTGGTCTGTTCCCCTTATTCAAGACTGTCCCATCCGGTGGTGCGTTCTTCGGTGACGGCGCGCGTCGCGCACCCGTCCGGCTTCTCACACGCATGGCCCCGCGGGGCTGCTCGCGCGGCGGGGGCGGGGAGGTAATTGCGTGGCAGTGGGTGCGGGGGACGCACTAGGCTCCTGCGCTTCGGTGCCGGTGCGGAGGAGGGTGGTGGGCGTGGGCTCGGCGCGGCTGTATCTGGCCGTCGCGGTGGGGGGTTTCCGGCGGTACGCGTCGTACCGGGCGGCCACCGCGGCCGGGGTGTTCACCAACACGGTGTTCGGGCTGATCCTCGTGTACACGTATCTGGCGCTGTGGGAGGAGCGGCCGGGGCTCGGCGGGTACGACCAGGCGCAGGCGGTGACGTACGTGTGGCTGGGGCAGTGCCTGTACGCGACGCTGGCCATTCAGGGGGGCGGTGCGGAGAAGGATCTGATGGGGCGGATCCGCACCGGTGAGATCGCGGTCGACCTGTACCGGCCGGTCGATCTGCAACTGTGGTGGCTGGCCGGTGATCTGGGGCGGGCGCTGTTCCAGATGCTGGGGCGGGGGGTGGTCCCGTTCCTGTTCGGCTGGCTGTTCTTCCCGATGGCGTTGCCGTCGGAGGTGTCCGTGTGGGGGGCGTTCACGGTCGCGCTGCTGCTGGCGGCGGTGGTGAGCTTCGCGATCCGTTATCTGGCGGCCCTGTGTGCGTTCTGGCTGATGGACGGCATGGGCATCAGTCAGGTGGTGATGATCACGGGGGTGTTCTTCTCGGGGATGGTGCTGCCGCTGAACGCGTTCCCGGGGGTGTACGGCGATGTGGTGCGGGTGCTGCCGTGGGCGGCGCAGATCCAGGTGCCGGCGGATGTGCTGATGGGGGAGACGGAGCCGTGGGGGGCGTTCGCGTTCCAGGCGGCGTGGGCGGTGGCGCTGCTGGCGCTGGGGCGGTTGGTGCAGTCGGCGGCGACGCGTCGGGTGGTGGTGCAGGGTGGGTGAGCGGAGCGCCGTCGTCGAGGGGGTGCGGGCGTACGGGCTGATCGCGGGGATGTGGGTGCGGGCGGGGATGACCTACCGTGCGTCGTTCGTCGCGACGCTGGTCGGCAACCTGGTGATGACCGGCATGGACTTCGTGGGGATCCTGCTGATGTTCTCGCAGGTCGATTCGCTGGGCGGCTGGTCGTTGCCCGAGGTCGCCCTGTTGTACGGGTTGTCGGTGACGTCGTTCGGGATCGCCGATCTGCTGCTGGGGTCGATGGACGTGCTGGGGGCCCGGATGCGGGACGGCTCGTTCGACACGCTGCTGGTGCGTCCGGTGCCGGTGCTCGCGCAGGTCGGCGCGGACCGTTTCGCGCTGCGCCGGCTGGGCCGGGTGGTGCAGGGGTCGGTGGTGCTGGGCTGGGCGCTGGTGGCGGTGGAGGCCGACTGGAGCGTGTCGAAGGTGCTGCTGGTGCCGGTGATGGTGCTCAGCGGTGCGGCCATCTTCTCGGCGGTCTTCGTGGCGGGGGCGGCCTTCCAGATCTTCGCGCAGGACGCGGCCGAGGTGCAGAACGCGTTCACGTACGGCGGGACGACGCTGTTGCAGTATCCGCCGAGCGTGTTCGGGAAGGACCTGGTGCGCGGGGCGACGTTCGTGCTGCCGCTGGCGTTCGTGAACTGGGTGCCGGCCGCCCACATCCTGGGGCGGCCGTATCCGGTCGGTCTGCCGTCGTGGGCGGCGTTCGTGTCGCCGCTGGTGGCGGTGGTGTGCTGTGCGCTGGCGGCTCTGGCGTGGCGGGTGGGGCTCAGGTCGTACCGGAGTACGGGGAGTTAGTGGGCGGATGATGGATCCTGGGCGGACGATGGACCCCTTCATTGAACTGGACGGCGTCGAGAAGGTCTTCGACGTGCGCAGGAAGACCGGCTTCCTGAAGCGGGAGCGGCACCGGGTGCGGGCGGTGGACTCGATCTCGTTCTCGGTGGCGCGGGGTGAGATGGTCGGCTACATCGGGCCGAACGGTGCCGGGAAGTCGACGACGATCAAGATGCTGACCGGGATCCTGACGCCGAGCGGTGGCCGGCTGCGGGTCGCCGGGATCGATCCCTCGCGTGAGCGGACGCGGCTGGCGCACCGGATCGGGGTGGTGTTCGGGCAGCGGACGACGCTGTGGTGGGACCTGCCGCTGATCGACTCGTACCGGCTGGTGCACCGCATGTACCGCATTCCGGCCGCGCGCTACCGCGAGAACCTGGACCGGATGGTGGAACTCCTGGATCTGGGCGAGCTGTTGGACGTGCCGGTGCGTCAGCTGTCGCTGGGTCAGCGGATGCGCGGGGACATCGCGGCGGCGCTGCTGCACGATCCGGAGGTGCTGTACCTGGACGAGCCGACGATCGGCCTGGACGTCATCTCCAAGACCAGGGTGCGGGAGTTCCTGCGGGGGTTGAACGCCGAGCGGGCCACGACGGTGCTGCTGACCACGCACGACCTTCAGGACATCGAGCAGTTGTGTTCGCGGGTGATGGTCATCGACCACGGCCGGCTGGTGTACGACGGTGCGCTCGCCGGGCTGCACGAGGCGGGGGAGAGCGAGCGGATCCTGGTGGTGGACCTGGAGCGGGAGCTTCCGCCGATTGCGGCGCCGTCGCCGGCGCGGGTGGTGCGGGTGGAGGGGCCGCGGCAGTGGCTGGCGTTCCCGGCGTCGGCGTCGGCGGCGGGCCTCGTGGCGCGGATCGCGGCGGAGTATCCGCTGGTCGACCTGTCGGTGCGGGAGCCGGACATCGAGGCGGTCATCGCGAAGATGTACGCGGAGCGGCGGGCGGGGCGGCCCGTCGCGTAGGCGTCGTTGTGCGTAGCCGGGCGGCGGGGGCAACTCGTAGGCTGCTGGGTATGACCGACGACGCTGCCGCCCGGGACCTCCGCGCCTCCGACGCCGACCGTGAACGGGTCGCCGAGATCCTGCGGGACGCCCTCGCGGAGGGCCGTCTCGACATGGAGGAGTTCGAGGAGCGGCTGGACGCGACGTACAGGGCGCGGACGTACGGGGAGCTGACGCCGATCACGCGCGATCTGCCGGGTCACGGCACGGCGGCGGTGCCCGCGGTGTCCCTGACGAAGGACCCGCAGGGGGGCGGTGACTGGGGGGAGCGGATCGTCGGCGGTGACGAGGGCACGTCGACGTGGGCCGTGGCCGTGATGTCGGGCTTCCAGCGCAAGGGGCGGTGGACGGCGCCGCGGCGGTTCAACTGCTTCGCGTTCTGGGGCGGCGGGGAGATCGATCTGCGCGAGGCGTACTTCGCGGACCGGGAGATCGTCGTCAACGCCGTCGCGATCATGGGCGGGGTGGATGTCGTGGTGCCGCCGGGGGTCGAGGTCGTGGTGCGCGGCGTGGGCATCATGGGCGGCTTCGACCACCGTGAGGAGGGGGTGCCGGGCGAGCCCGGCGCGCCCCGGGTGATCGTGACGGGCCTGGCCTTCTGGGGCGGCGTCGGCGTGCAGCGCAAGCTGCCGCGCTCGGAGAAGCAGCGGCTGCGCGAGGAGCGCCGGCGGGAGAAGCTGGAGCGCAAGGAGAACCGGCGCCGGGAGCTGGAGGGTTCCCGCCGCGACGGGCACGGCCTCCACGACCCGCTGGGCCTGGACCTGCACGGCCGGCCCGAGCGGCAGCCGGAGGAACGAGGGGAACGCGGCCGGGACGGGGACCGCTGAGCGACGGCTCGCGCCGGGGCGGCCCCGGCACGTGCTCCGGCCGCACGGGCCGCATGGGCCGCATGGGCCGCACGGGCTGTACGGGCCGCACGGGCCGCACGGGCTGTACGGGCTGTACGGGCCGCACGGGCCGCACGGGCTGTACGGCCCTGCTCGGCCGGTGAGCCGACGTGGGCGCGGCGCGCGTGCCGCCGTGGCCGGGGCCGCCCGGCGCGGGTCGAGGACCGACGCGCGGCACGCCGACCGTTCACGCGGTCGTCGCGGTCGTCGCGGTCGTCGCGGTGGTCGGGCCGGAGTCCGTGGGGGGCGTCGCGCGCTTGCTGCCGGTGCGGGACCCGCCCGGCGCGGGTGGGGACCGGCGTGCGTGGGGCCCGCCGCCACGGAGGGGCATGGCGCCGATGCCGGGCCCGCCCCCCCGGGACCCGGCGGGCCCCGGGGCCGCTACAGCCGGGCCGGTGCGCTGCCCTTGAGGGTGTCCAGGTCGAAGGTCTCCGCCATCCGTGTGTAGCCCTTGTCGCTCGGGTGGAGGTGGTCGCCGGAGTCGTAGTCCGCGCGGAAGCGGCGCGGGTCGTACGGGTCGCGCAGTGCCTTGTCGAAGTCGGCGACCGCGTCGAACACGTGCCCCGCGCGGATCTCCTCGTTGATCCGCTGCCGTACCGCCTCGCGCGCGTCGGTGTAGCCGCGGTGGCCGCCGAACGGCATCAGGGTCGCGCCGACGACCTTCAGGCCCCGGGCGTGGGCCCGTTCGACCAGGGTGGTCAGGCCCGCCAGGATCCGGTCCGGGTCGGCGGTGCCGGGGTGGCGCAGGATGTCGTTGATGCCGAGGACGACGACGACGGCCTTGACGTTGGTGCGGCCCAGGACGTCGCGGTCGAAGCGGTTCAGGCCACTGGGGTTCTCGGCCGGGCGGCCCAGGCCGTCGGCGAGGACCTGGTTGCCGCTGATGCCCTCGTTGACGACGCTGTGGCGCGGCACGTCCCGCCCGGCCGCGAGCGCGGCGCGCAGCCGGTCGGACAGCACGTCCGGCCAGCGGTTGTTCGCGCCGGTCGTGGAGGTGATCCCGTCGGTCAGCGAGTCGCCGAGGACGACGACGGTGCCGTCCGACTCGTTGCTCAGCACGTCCAGCGCGGTCAGGTACCGCCAGAACGTGCTCTGCCCGGTGTACGCGGCCCCGGTCGTGTCCCGGGTGTGCTCGCCCTCCGCGACGTAGGAGATCTGGCGGGCGTGCGGGTGGTAGGTGACCGGCCCGGACGGGGTGGGGGAGTACGTGGTGACCAGGACGTCGCCGTCGTGCGGCACGGTGATGCGCACGACGTCGCTGATCACCTGCCCGCCGGCCGGGACGACGACCGTCGGACTGCCGGTGAAGGTGAGCTGCCGCATGGTCCGCGCGAGGGCCGCCGCCGTGCCCGGGGACGCGGAGACGGCGATCGAGGCGTGGGTGATGGTCAGCGCGGACTGGCCGTAGAGGTTGGACAGCGTGACGCGGGCAGCGGTGCCGCCGGCGCTCGTGTGGACGACGTTGCGCACCGAGCGGCCCGCGAGGCCGGCCAGCTCCGTGCCGGGCTCGCCGCCGACCGGGGAGGTCGCCCAGGAGGCGACCCAGGTGCCGGTGGAGGCGGGTGCGGCCGGGCCGGGCCGCTCGCCGCGGCCACCGGCGAGGGCGTTGCGGTACGTCGTACCGTCGTCGGCCGCCACACCGACGTAGATGGCGGCGGAAACCGCCACGATCGCGGCGACGATCGCGGCGAGCAGGGCGCGCTGCCTGGCGGGAGGCGCTCCCGCGCCCCCGTCACGACCCCGGGTCATGCTGTTCTGTTCTCCTCGAAAGATGGGAGCCCGAGGCTCCGATCCGGTGATCCCATGATGGGTCATGGGTGGTGGGGAGACCGACCGGACCCCCTGGGTGGCCCCCGGCCCCTAGGTGATGTCCCCGGACATTCCCCCTCCGGACAGACGCCGGGAACTCCTGTGCCGTTCCGGGAGTCGGTCAGGAAGGGACAATGTGTGAGGGATCACCGAGCGGGTGGAGCGGATGGAACAGACCAAAACGGCTGAAACCGGAGACCGGGGCGCCGAAGGGCAGCATGCCCGCACCGGCGCGTTCTCGAACCGCGCCATGACGGCCTTCAGTCCCGCGGACGAGGAGAAGCAGCGCGGGGTGCGCCGGATGAAGCTCACCGCCACCGGACTGCTGCTGTTCGTCGCCCTGGTCTACGTCCTCACCAAGTGGGCCTCCCACCAGGGCGCGGGCCCCTGGGCGGGCTACGTGGCCGCCGCGGCCGAGGCCGGCATGGTCGGCGCGCTCGCCGACTGGTTCGCCGTCACCGCCCTCTTCCGCCGCCCCCTCGGCCTGCCCATCCCGCACACCGCGATCATCCCCACCAAGAAGGACCAGCTCGGCGTCTCCCTCGGCGAGTTCGTCGGTGAGAACTTCCTCTCCGAGGACGTCGTCCGGCTCAGGCTGCGCGCCGTCGGCATCGGCAGCCGGCTCGGCGCCTGGCTCGCCGTCCCGGAACACGCCGACCGGGTCACCGCCGAGCTGTCGGCGGCCCTGCGCGGCGCGCTGACCGTGCTGCGCGACTCCGACGTGCAGGCGGTGGTCGGCGAGGCCATCACCCGTCGCGCCGACGCCCAGGAGATCGCGCCCGGCATGGGCAAGATGCTGGAGAAGATCGTCGCCGACGGCGGGCACAAACGCGCCGTCGACCTCATCGTCACCCGGGCCCACGACTGGCTGGTGCTGCACGGCGACTCCGTGATGGACGCCGTGCAGGGCGGCGCGCCCGGCTGGACCCCCCGGTTCGTGGACCGCAAGGTCGGCGAGCGCGTCTACCGCGAACTGCTGCGCTTCGTCACCGAGATGCGCGACATGCCCGCCCACCCCGCGCGCGGCGCCCTCGACCGCTTCCTCACCGACTTCGCCTCCGACCTGCAGTCCGACACCGACACCCGGGCCCGGATAGAGCGTCTCAAGGGCGAGGTCCTCGGCCGCGACGAGGTGCAGGACCTGATCGCCTCCGCCTGGACCGCCGTACGCTCCATGATCGTCTCCGCGGCGGAGGACGAGCGCAGCGAGCTGCGGCTGCGCGTGCGGGCCTCGCTGCTCTCGCTGGGCGCCCGCATGGCCGCCGACCCCAAGGTGCAGGGCAAGGTCGACGGCTGGGTGGAGGGCGCCGCGGTGTACGTGGTGACCACTTACCGCAAGGAGATCACCTCGCTGATCACGGACACGGTGGCGAGCTGGGACGCCGAGCACACCACGAAGAAGATCGAGGCGAACATCGGCCGCGACCTTCAGTTCATCCGGATCAACGGCACAGTGGTCGGCTCCCTGGCCGGCCTGCTCATCTACACGGTGTCGCGGGCGCTGGGGGCATAGCGCGCGGCGGGACCAGCGGGACCAGCGGGGCGAGCGGGGCGACGGGCCGCTCCGCGCGGCGGAGCGGGACGCCGGCGCGGGGCATGGCACGCCCGGTGTGAGGGGGCGGGCGGCGCGCCCGAAGGGACGGGGCGGGCGGGCGTCGGGGAGGCGGGCGGCCGGGCGGGCGTGAAAGCGCCGGCCCGGGGCATCCGACGGAGGTCGCTTCGCCAGGGAGGGAGCCCATGACCACCGCGCAGTCCGGGACCGGACGCACCATCACCACCAGCATCCCCGCCCGTCTGGACCGCCTGCCGTGGTCCCGCTGGCACTGGACCGTCGTCATCGGTCTCGGCACCGTGTGGATCCTCGACGGCCTGGAGGTCACGGTCGTCGGCAACATCGCCGGCCGCCTGTCCGAGCCGGGCAGCGGACTGCCCATCACCTCGGGCGAGGTCACCGGCATCGCCGCCGCCCTCTACGTGGCCGGTGCCTGCGCGGGCGCCCTGTTCTGGGGCCGCCTGACCGACATCTGGGGCCGCAAGAAGCTCTTCATGATCACCCTCGCGGTCTACCTCGGCGCCACCGCCCTCACCGCGATTGCCTTCGACACCTGGTGGTTCTTCCTCTTCCGCTTCCTCACCGGCTTCGGCATCGGCGGCGAGTACGCGGCCATCAACTCCGCGGTCGACGAGCTGATCCCGGCCCGGTACCGGGGCCGCGTCGACCTGATGATCAACGGCAGCTTCTGGCTGGGCGCGGTGGGCGGTTCCCTGCTGTCGATCCTCGCGCTGGACACGTCGATCTTCCCGGCGGACGTCGGCTGGCGCCTGACCTTCGCCCTCGGCGCCGTCCTCTCCCTGGTCATCCTCCTCGTACGGCGCCACGTCCCGGAAAGCCCCCGCTGGCTGCTGATCCACGGCCGTGACGAGGAAGCGGAACGCATCGTCGGCGAGATCGAGCAGCGGGTCGAGGCCGAGCGGAAGGAGCCGCTGCCCCGCGCGGAGGGCGAACTGACCATCCACCAGCGCAAGAACGTCACGTTCACCGAGATCGCCCGCACCGTCTTCGCCAAGTACCGCAGGCGCTCCGTCCTCGGCTTCTCCCTCTTCATCGGTCAGGCGTTCCTCTACAACGCCATCACCTTCGGCTTCGGCGCGATCCTGACCACGTTCTACGACGTGCCGTCAGGCAGCACCGGCTACTACTTCGCCGTGATCGCGGTCGGCAACTTCCTGGGCCCGCTGCTGCTCGGCAAGCTCTTCGACACGGTCGGCCGCCGGGTGATGATCTCCGGCACGTACCTGCTCTCGGGCATCCTGCTGTTCGGCACGGCCTGGCTCTTCGACCGGGGCTCGCTCGGCGCGACGACCCTCACCGCCTGCTGGTGCGCGGTCCTGTTCTTCGCCTCCGCCGGTGCGAGCAGCGCGTACCTGACGGTCTCCGAGGTCTTCCCCATGGAGACCCGCGCGATGTCCATCGCCTTCTTCTACGCCCTCGGCACCGCCGCGGGCGGCATCAGCGGCCCCCTGCTCTTCGCCGACCTCACCGGCACGGGCAAGGTCGGCGACACGGTCCTCGCCTTCCAGATCGGCGCCGGCCTGATGTGCGCGGCGGGCCTGGTGGCCGCGTTCCTCGCGGTGAAGGCGGAGCGCCGCTCCCTGGAGGACATCGCCACGCCGCTCACGGCGGCGGCGTCCCAGGCGAAGGCGGGGACCCGCCCGGACCTGGACGCGGACGCGGGCCCGGGCTCGCAGCCGGTGACGCCGTGAGCCGGGCGCGACACTTGGCCCCCTCCGTGAGCGGGGTACGGCACCTCGCCCTCTCCGTGAGCCGGGCGCGGCACCTCGCCCCCTCCGTGAGCGGGGTACGGCACCTCGCCCCCTCCGTGAGCCGGGCGCGGCACATCGGTCCCGCCGTCCAGCCGGGCCGGCTCAGCCGTGCCGGTTCAGCCCCGCCGGTCCGCCACCGCCCACGAAGCGAGCGCCACGGCCCCCGCGGCGCCGAACACGGCGGGCCAGGCGCCCACCTTCCTGGCCAGCGGATGCGACCCGGCGAACGCGGCGACGTAGGCCACGGACAGCGCGCCCGCCGCCCTGCCCCCGGCCCGCTCCCGCCACTGCTGCGCCGCAGCGGCCCCGGCGACGGCGAGGACGACCCCGCCCAGCTGCCGCTTCCGGGTCCAGCGGGCCACGCCGTACCCCCCGACGAGTCCGCTCGCGGCCACCACCGAGCTGGGAACCTTCGCCATGCCTGCCTGCCTTCTGCCACGACGCCCGAGGGGGGCGGTCTCTCACCGGCTTCCGAGGCTAACGCCCGGACGGCGTACGGACCGCACGGGGGCGGCCCGGCTCGACTTGAGTCGGAGGTTGTCAAGTTTCCTCCTCCGAGCTATATAAGAAGACGTAGACGAGGGCATCGCACAGATGACACCGCAGAAGGGAGTGGACTGTGATGCTCATGCGTACCGACCCGTTCCGCGAGTTCGACCGGCTCGCGCAGCAGGTCCTCGGTTCGGCCGCCCGTCCCTCGGTGATGCCGATGGACGCCTACCGGGCGGGGGACGACTTCATCGTCCACTTCGACCTCCCCGGCATCGACCCGGAGAGCATCGAACTGGACGTCGAGCGCAACGTCCTCAACGTGCGCGCCGAACGCCGCTCCCCGGCCCCCGAGGACGCGGAGCCGGTGGTCGCCGAACGCCCCACCGGCACCTTCACCCGTCAGCTCTTCCTCGGTGAAACCCTGGACACGGAACGCATCGACGCCTCCTACGACGCCGGCGTGCTGACCCTGCGCATCCCGGTGGCGGAGCAGGCCAAGCCGCGCCGCATCCAGATCACCGGCGGCGGCGGCCGCAGGCAGATCAGCAGCTGACGCAGCACCACGCACCGCGTCCCGCGGACCCCGGCCGTCCACCGGCCGCCCGCGGGGCGCGCCCCCATGCCCGCCCGTCCCGGTGCAGCGGGGCGGACGGCCGAGGCCCCGGAAGAAGGAGAGGAGCCGCACATGACCACGCTGACCACCCCGCGCACGCCCGCACCCGCGAGCCCGCGGCCGGTGATCCCGGCCCCGGAGCGCAGCGACGGCTGGCGCCAACTGATCGACACGGTGAAGGAGTCGGGCCAGTACCCGACGCGGGCGGAGGCGGAAAGCGTCACCCGTGTCGTCCTCTCCGCCCTCGGCGGCCACGTCGTCGGTGACGAACGCGTCGAACTCGCCCGCGCCCTGCCCGAGGAGGCGGCGAGAGTCGTCGCCTCGCAGATCCCGGCGACCCGCAGCCTTACGGCGGCGGAGTTCGTCGACTCGGTCGCGGCCCGCATCGAGGGCGCGACCCCGGCCACGGCCCGCTGGGACGTCAGCTCCGTCCTGAGCGTCCTGCCGGCCCTGGTGGGCGACGCCCTGGTGACCC is a window from the Streptomyces capillispiralis genome containing:
- a CDS encoding transglycosylase domain-containing protein, which translates into the protein MSDEPQPQQPHRGWAPRQPRAAAPRRGTTGRTPRRTGWRRLVPTWRTALGSLLIASLLVIGGFFLGYHLVRIPAANALATQQANVYLYADGSVIARDGEVNRENVTLAQISKDAQHAVLAAEDRDFYTESAIDPQAMIRAAWNTATGKGKQSGSTITQQYVKNYYLRQEQTITRKVKEFFISIKLDREQSKDQILEGYLNTSFFGRGAYGIQAAAHAYYGIDASRLDAGRAAYLAALVNAPSQYDVITHPENRDAVERRWNYVLDGMVDEGWLDRSRRAAMEFPVPKKTTLPTGLSGQRGYIVDIVKNHLTENDIVDETALDAGGYRITTTLHKDKQDAFVDAVNDNLMDRLDHDARKVDTYVRAGGASIDPKTGKVVAMYNGIDYVKQYTPNATRRDFQVGSSFKPFVFTAAVENGSRTQDGRPITPNTVYDGTSERPVQGWSGHYAPENEDHRDYGRITVREATDKSVNAVYAQMAVDVGPDEVRRTAIDLGLSKNTPSLDDAGPSIALGVATASVLDMAEAYATLANHGRHGAYTMIEKITHGTRTVELPARHTRQAVSRQAADTTTSVLRGVVDKGTATAAQTAGRPAAGKTGTAEEDTAAWFAGYTPDLATVVAVMGQDPVTAGHKSLYGAMGLPRVNGGGAPAEIWGQYTRDALRGQPVQAFDLRLQPGAWRTQPPADETGSGTPDTPADDTGSGTPEDTGTGDRTPDDTEEQTGGGITGDTTGEDGQDDGTTTEDGTTDEQTTGDDTGEGDANGDDPADPDGLTGTLTQNQRRDWW
- a CDS encoding ABC transporter permease, which produces MGSARLYLAVAVGGFRRYASYRAATAAGVFTNTVFGLILVYTYLALWEERPGLGGYDQAQAVTYVWLGQCLYATLAIQGGGAEKDLMGRIRTGEIAVDLYRPVDLQLWWLAGDLGRALFQMLGRGVVPFLFGWLFFPMALPSEVSVWGAFTVALLLAAVVSFAIRYLAALCAFWLMDGMGISQVVMITGVFFSGMVLPLNAFPGVYGDVVRVLPWAAQIQVPADVLMGETEPWGAFAFQAAWAVALLALGRLVQSAATRRVVVQGG
- a CDS encoding ABC transporter permease; the protein is MGERSAVVEGVRAYGLIAGMWVRAGMTYRASFVATLVGNLVMTGMDFVGILLMFSQVDSLGGWSLPEVALLYGLSVTSFGIADLLLGSMDVLGARMRDGSFDTLLVRPVPVLAQVGADRFALRRLGRVVQGSVVLGWALVAVEADWSVSKVLLVPVMVLSGAAIFSAVFVAGAAFQIFAQDAAEVQNAFTYGGTTLLQYPPSVFGKDLVRGATFVLPLAFVNWVPAAHILGRPYPVGLPSWAAFVSPLVAVVCCALAALAWRVGLRSYRSTGS
- a CDS encoding ABC transporter ATP-binding protein, with the protein product MDPFIELDGVEKVFDVRRKTGFLKRERHRVRAVDSISFSVARGEMVGYIGPNGAGKSTTIKMLTGILTPSGGRLRVAGIDPSRERTRLAHRIGVVFGQRTTLWWDLPLIDSYRLVHRMYRIPAARYRENLDRMVELLDLGELLDVPVRQLSLGQRMRGDIAAALLHDPEVLYLDEPTIGLDVISKTRVREFLRGLNAERATTVLLTTHDLQDIEQLCSRVMVIDHGRLVYDGALAGLHEAGESERILVVDLERELPPIAAPSPARVVRVEGPRQWLAFPASASAAGLVARIAAEYPLVDLSVREPDIEAVIAKMYAERRAGRPVA
- a CDS encoding DUF1707 SHOCT-like domain-containing protein; this encodes MTDDAAARDLRASDADRERVAEILRDALAEGRLDMEEFEERLDATYRARTYGELTPITRDLPGHGTAAVPAVSLTKDPQGGGDWGERIVGGDEGTSTWAVAVMSGFQRKGRWTAPRRFNCFAFWGGGEIDLREAYFADREIVVNAVAIMGGVDVVVPPGVEVVVRGVGIMGGFDHREEGVPGEPGAPRVIVTGLAFWGGVGVQRKLPRSEKQRLREERRREKLERKENRRRELEGSRRDGHGLHDPLGLDLHGRPERQPEERGERGRDGDR
- a CDS encoding SGNH/GDSL hydrolase family protein, which translates into the protein MTRGRDGGAGAPPARQRALLAAIVAAIVAVSAAIYVGVAADDGTTYRNALAGGRGERPGPAAPASTGTWVASWATSPVGGEPGTELAGLAGRSVRNVVHTSAGGTAARVTLSNLYGQSALTITHASIAVSASPGTAAALARTMRQLTFTGSPTVVVPAGGQVISDVVRITVPHDGDVLVTTYSPTPSGPVTYHPHARQISYVAEGEHTRDTTGAAYTGQSTFWRYLTALDVLSNESDGTVVVLGDSLTDGITSTTGANNRWPDVLSDRLRAALAAGRDVPRHSVVNEGISGNQVLADGLGRPAENPSGLNRFDRDVLGRTNVKAVVVVLGINDILRHPGTADPDRILAGLTTLVERAHARGLKVVGATLMPFGGHRGYTDAREAVRQRINEEIRAGHVFDAVADFDKALRDPYDPRRFRADYDSGDHLHPSDKGYTRMAETFDLDTLKGSAPARL
- a CDS encoding DUF445 domain-containing protein; this translates as MEQTKTAETGDRGAEGQHARTGAFSNRAMTAFSPADEEKQRGVRRMKLTATGLLLFVALVYVLTKWASHQGAGPWAGYVAAAAEAGMVGALADWFAVTALFRRPLGLPIPHTAIIPTKKDQLGVSLGEFVGENFLSEDVVRLRLRAVGIGSRLGAWLAVPEHADRVTAELSAALRGALTVLRDSDVQAVVGEAITRRADAQEIAPGMGKMLEKIVADGGHKRAVDLIVTRAHDWLVLHGDSVMDAVQGGAPGWTPRFVDRKVGERVYRELLRFVTEMRDMPAHPARGALDRFLTDFASDLQSDTDTRARIERLKGEVLGRDEVQDLIASAWTAVRSMIVSAAEDERSELRLRVRASLLSLGARMAADPKVQGKVDGWVEGAAVYVVTTYRKEITSLITDTVASWDAEHTTKKIEANIGRDLQFIRINGTVVGSLAGLLIYTVSRALGA